From the genome of Spinacia oleracea cultivar Varoflay chromosome 2, BTI_SOV_V1, whole genome shotgun sequence, one region includes:
- the LOC110777953 gene encoding uncharacterized protein translates to MAEDLLHFLRDCEWATEFWWGCDVEFRCVSAQSFREWLAWVINSMPKQRVEQFIMFVWHIWKSRNELLFDKIHCSKIHCSTGLAKQRALDLLGEYQGADTKSTTGGQRNMVKWKVPDVDTIKVNFEPALDLDGGRIGIGVIARNNSGDIVLVKAGLAYARGDAERAEAMAALEAVQVARAHGVWQRIVFEGDAQTIVRALEGELQRRGDIQLYIDDVISLCSSFNWCKFNFCYRNCNEAAHRIAKWALASDCERMWVDEGPSWLQNVVISDLSN, encoded by the coding sequence ATGGCGGAGGATTTACTGCATTTCCTTCGTGACTGTGAGTGGGCTACAGAATTTTGGTGGGGCTGCGATGTGGAGTTTAGGTGTGTTAGTGCGCAATCTTTTAGGGAGTGGCTTGCCTGGGTGATTAACTCTATGCCTAAGCAACGGGTTGAGCAGTTTATTATGTTTGTTTGGCACATTTGGAAGAGCAGAAATGAGCTTCTTTTCGATAAGATCCACTGCTCTAAGATTCACTGCTCTACTGGTCTGGCAAAACAGAGAGCATTGGATTTATTGGGTGAATATCAAGGAGCTGATACGAAGTCAACCACTGGTGGCCAACGTAATATGGTTAAATGGAAGGTTCCTGATGTTGACACAATAAAAGTAAACTTTGAACCAGCTTTGGATTTGGATGGGGGAAGGATTGGTATTGGTGTGATTGCTCGAAATAATTCAGGGGATATTGTTCTGGTTAAAGCTGGTCTGGCCTATGCTCGTGGAGATGCAGAACGTGCTGAAGCTATGGCAGCGTTGGAGGCAGTGCAAGTGGCTCGAGCTCATGGTGTTTGGCAGCGAATTGTCTTCGAGGGGGATGCTCAGACTATTGTGCGAGCTCTCGAGGGTGAGCTGCAGCGTAGAGGAGATATCCAGCTTTATATTGATGATGTTATTTCATTATGTTCTAGCTTTAATTGGTGCAAGTTTAATTTTTGTTATCGTAATTGTAACGAAGCGGCTCACCGGATTGCAAAGTGGGCTCTAGCTTCTGATTGTGAAAGGATGTGGGTAGATGAAGGGCCTTCTTGGCTCCAGAATGTTGTAATTTCGGACTTATCGAATTAA